The sequence below is a genomic window from Glycine max cultivar Williams 82 chromosome 20, Glycine_max_v4.0, whole genome shotgun sequence.
aaatttattttccaacacacacatcaaatattcaattaatgcatgtgaaattataaaactacccctaatacaaaaactagtctaggtgccctaaaatacaaggcctgaaaaatcttacatttctagggtaccctacctacattatggaggtctaaatacaaggactaaaaataatgaaatcctaatataatatatacaaaaataagtgggttcatacttagcccatgagcccaaaatctactctaaggctcataagaaccatagggtcttctcttgcatctctgatcCAATCTACTTTGAGTATTCTATTCAATGCCCATgtgggataggattgcatcattaagTAGCAAATTTGTTAGTGTAGTAAATTTTATAGACACAACGTGTCTATAAAATTTGTTCTTCTAATCTTAAGTAGCAAATTTGCCAGTGTTGTAAATTTTACGGAATAAATAAAGTCAAGGacccaaactgatcgctggtgCCAATTTACtagattaaattgttttttttttttattcttcgtATGacaatatttcataaaaaaaagtgaaaagaaaataaggatgTATGGGGCTCATTGAAAATTCAACTAAGTATTCATTATTTGTTTTCTCCCCTAATCCCCTTTTATCTGAGAAAATTGTCACTACATCTTGTAATTTAGCTCCATTGTCAAGGGTGTGGACAGTGTTCATGAGTCAACGGATGCGGTTACTGCAAAGTTGTTAGCTCAGACAAGTGGTGCAATAGTTGCTGTGTCAGGAGCCACTGACATTGTTACGGATGGAAATTGAGTTGTTGGAGCTCACAATGGGGTGGCGATGATGCAGAAAATAACAGCAACTGGGTGTTCAGTCACTGCCCTGATTGCTGCCTTTGTTGCCCTTGACAAAAGCCATGCTTTGGATGCGGCAGTTTCAGCATTAGCCGTATTTGGTGTTGCTGGTGAGCTGGGAATGAAGATGGCTAAAGGTCCTGCATCACTTTGAATGCACTTGATAGATGCACGCTACGGGCTTGATGAAGCTGCCTTGAATTCTCCTGTTAATGTCACCAGTTTGTATTGAAATGTGACGATCTGCATGCAAATTGGTaactaattatcataaaattcgCATCTAATCTTGTATCATAGTTGATACTTGATTGTTGTCTATCAATGGTATCCATTGGTTTAACTGAAGGTGAATCATTAGTTGGCAATAGAGATCCCTCTATAATTTATGTCAACAACAATTTATGACAACAGAGCTACCTCTAGTAATAAAAGGATTTTCATATAGTTAAAAATATCTCATGGTTTCAGCCCTTAATTTAGTTTGGTCAACATTTTGTATGTATAGGTTTATTTTGCCAAAGTTAGCTTCAAAATTTCTGTTTGATGTATAGAAATGGGTTTGGTGGAAGTTGTTTATGAACTCCTGATGCATTGTTGATCATAGTGTAAACCGGTAGAGTTGAGTATATATATGAACTACTAAATACCACTTTCTTACATGTTCATATGCAGTAAACCTTGTCTCTTTGTTGGTCTGTGTTTTTCCTGATTATTTTCCATGatacttttgttttgctttATGACTTATGTCAACACCATAGCTTGGGCTTTCCGCACTCATGATATTGATAGCTTATGATTGATTTGCTTaattcttatttaaattttacttgtAACCTTTCATTGTCTGAGTCCGTGATATTTATTGCTTCTGCAGTTCTGCTTgtattcaaaaatcaaaatccgAACTCCAAGTgacataattcatttaaaaagaaaaaaagaaatcaacattAGGTTTCTTGGGATTACAACTAAGATTTCAAATACATTCTGTAAACAAAGTATCAAACTGACAATAATATACAAGACCAATCTCATACTCATCCGTAAAAGAACAGCACCCAGATGCTTTTACATTTCCACACTAAAGTTTTAGTGTTTCAAATAGATAGTGATCCTCAGCAGTGTCTCTGCACCATCAGTGGCAATCTGTCCTGGTGGGATAAGAGCTCTCAGTTCAGCAAACCCCCTTGCATTCTTAAACTTCCCTGTGCCCCCCATCACAGATATTTGTGACATGGTGCTTCCTATCTTGTACAAGCCATAAAAGTTCAAGCTATCACCATATTCCCCTCCTTCAAACAGGGCTGTAAAAGCCATCATCTGTCTAGTCCCATCTGCTGAACTTGCCACATACACACCTTGAGCCTTCCCAACTATTTGAGACCCCAACTCAGGTTGAGAGGTCAATATATCATCAATAACAGTGATTGTACCAAAGCCTAGTCCCAGTCCATCAGGTCCTAACTGCAGAGGGGCattgttttggttgttgttgttgcctgAGTTTGGTGCAAATGAAGTACCTGCCAATCCAGTTCCTAGTGGGATGCCAAAAACTCCATTGACAGTGGGGTTAGCACCATTGGCATTAGGGATGGCTGTCCCTTGGGTGTTGAATCCTACTGGCATTGCAAAGGGTACTTGACCACTGTATATGCTTCCCAGCAAGCCAGTCACCGGTCGAGCTGTTGGGTTGCTGCCCCCTAGAATGTCATGCATGTAAAGCTCAATAACATGTTCTTTCCCAGTGGCTGCAGTGGGGTCAACTGCTGCAATAGTTGTTGCCAAATTTGCAAAGGCAAGCAACATTGCCAAGGAAGCTGCAGTTAATGATCCCATTCCCATAGCAATCTTGTTTCCAAGTGTTTGAGATGTAGATGCCATTTCTTCTATATGATAATGAATCTAGAGAGGATGTGGAATGAAATGCATGTCTTGGTATTAAATAAGAGGGAACACAGAGTGTGTTGGAGTGGTTGTGAGGCATAGGTGATAATGAAGTTGTTGAAATTAAGAGGAAAGTAGATTAGTTGTGCCTTAAGTTCTACCAAAATAAATTAGTCAACATTTGTGTTTAGTGGCATTGTTTAGATGTAGTGAGAGAAAGTAACTGTGCTACGAGGTTCCTTGTGTAGAAATCCATGGGAAAAAGTAATAATTTGTTGTCACTCACAACCACtccttttcaaatgctttcGTTATGAAAGATTTTGTATAAGATACAGCCACAGGGCAGTGGAAGGAAAGTCAGAAATTTGAGAGGTGCAAGTACAACTAAATCAAAATCTCAAGACAATAGCTTAATTAATTGTCCCTCTAATGGGTAAACAATAATGTTGTATTTTCGaacattatttattaatgttCCAAGTTATCATTATCTCTTGTTAAACCAATAGAAGGCTTTTACCTCTATTCAATCTATTATTCGTCTCTTAATATTGTATTCCCTTGATTTATCTACTTAcgaaaattaataattgtacCATGATCCCATATAACTAAATACACAGACAACAACAATATtcaattcttatataaaaaacttcgtaccccattgcccagaggctcttcgctatgcgaaggtatgggggagggatgttgtacgcagccttacccttgcatatgcaaagaggctgtttccggattcgaacccatgaccaacaagtcaccaaggcacaactttaccgctgcaccagggctcgccctccaATATTCAATTCTTATATCATTCAGTAAAATTGATTAGATAgactaattaatgttattagacTTAATCAATAATTCTTCCGCAACATACTATTTAGAGTTaggcatttttaatgtttatatcaATGATTCATTCATTTgcaaagttaaagaaaataaattttgctcTCCAACCAAAAAGAAAGctattgaaatgaaattaatgtaaataccaattttcattataaattctTGAAATTTCTTTGTGACATGTAAAATTAATGATTGGGATTTGTAATCTtgagtgttaaaaaaatttaactttattttttatttaaatatgcaTTTTCTCTTAATATTTTGAAGCAAATTAACATTTTGTATGAAATTTGATAGAGAGAGAGCTTACATTTGGCTCCTATCATGAAATTCTGGTTCTGACCCTGCCTTCAGCAtcacataaatattataaaaaaattaaggaagttTAGGTCAGTAGATTTGTTGTaagaaaattttttatatttattttttatttttatagataaaaaatattacagaaGAAACCTAGGATAGTCCTTGTGATTTAAAGACAGAGAAAAAGTGCtgtcatataaataaatacgaATTATTGGGTTCactttaacattattttgtttaagaatagaggaaatacaaaaaattaagaaatattattttcaattaaattagtaGATATCAAAATTTTCTACTTTTCCTCTTCATCGTAATTCGTAAGTTTGGGAAAACAGAGGAGATGAGTATGAAAGTTTCAAAACACCGTACTATTCATAAATAAGTTTTCTCATTAAGTAattatagaatttaatttatatatactgtaatcattatataaatatttaatctaaaattttaccacatcattttatttattaatatttagtgTGATAATAATAAAGGGGCtcgatcatggtttttcatgaTTTATTCTGTATATATAAATTCCCATCACTCACTCACAAAAGACACTACTCATGAGGACCCAggcataagaagaagaagaaagaaaaaaacccaGTAGAATCGACCCTAGCCTGTGTTTGCTTCGCTGCCtatattcatcttcttcatcaatgccTACAATTAATATCCATAttatatatttctgttttgCTAAATGACAATAGTCAtgttatatatacataataCTTAGGCGAAGGCAcagctttatatttttttaaataactaagcAGAAACAAATTATTTACCATTCATATTTTCTTCCTTACGGAATAATATTTACTGTAATTACTATatcatatatgtaaatatatattatattataatatctcttacatttattatttataacaataaatgatattgctaataaaaataaataaataaataaataaatggtatTATATCGTTTACAGTCTATGAAAtcaaaaatgaaagaataaacatatataatatattatttatacaaaataattgtatatttctttaatattttatatatattagaattaaattttcatcttatactgtacttttactttttctactctttggaatgattttttttttcacttacaTTTTTGCTCTTATGAATGATTTTTTCAcctatttttacctttttctagttcattaattttttccgtctatttatctaattttctttcattcatttaaattatttttctatctatttacatttttttgttgtttattcaCTTCATTTTATACTATACGTTTGAATGAGTTTTCTctcccatgcattttttttctctacatACTAACTAGATTCTTTATATATTCAATGGAGTATTTtctaaccaattttttttctgtttattttcatGACTTGTtcctactctttttttttaatactatttttcattttttttccactcGTCGTTCGTTTACTTGAGATGTTTATTTTGAGTTTACG
It includes:
- the LOC100810393 gene encoding dirigent-like protein; amino-acid sequence: MASTSQTLGNKIAMGMGSLTAASLAMLLAFANLATTIAAVDPTAATGKEHVIELYMHDILGGSNPTARPVTGLLGSIYSGQVPFAMPVGFNTQGTAIPNANGANPTVNGVFGIPLGTGLAGTSFAPNSGNNNNQNNAPLQLGPDGLGLGFGTITVIDDILTSQPELGSQIVGKAQGVYVASSADGTRQMMAFTALFEGGEYGDSLNFYGLYKIGSTMSQISVMGGTGKFKNARGFAELRALIPPGQIATDGAETLLRITIYLKH